The proteins below come from a single Chryseobacterium sp. MA9 genomic window:
- a CDS encoding acyltransferase — protein sequence MTERSERLYGLDHLRAAAILLVLIYHYRAFKHPGWIDSIGRFGWTGVDLFFVLSGFLISGQLFKEIDNKGAVNLKTFYIKRFFRIIPAYFFTLFLYFTFPFFREREALSPLWKFVTFTQNYGLDVISRGTFSHAWSLCIEEQFYLVLPLFLFILMPTKLFRYMAVLMIVVIGFSMAARLMAWNEFIAAADTSSTDFWKLWYMKIYYPTHTRLDGLGMGVLIGYLMQYSSMFRRIVAGNGNKLFFLGVVLLGISFWICNEQASKTASVFGFTLVAISYGIILMAAISQSSFLYRFKSYITAQLAALSYAVYLSHKGIIHMVQEFLGYLKFENSDNITILICLLACILGGLFYRFVIEKPFSIIKSRVLKKIA from the coding sequence ATGACGGAACGTTCTGAAAGGCTTTACGGATTAGATCATCTGAGGGCTGCTGCTATTTTACTCGTATTAATATATCACTACCGTGCATTTAAACATCCCGGCTGGATAGACAGTATTGGGCGATTTGGCTGGACAGGAGTTGATCTTTTCTTTGTTTTAAGCGGTTTTCTCATCTCAGGGCAGCTGTTCAAAGAAATAGACAACAAGGGAGCCGTCAATCTGAAAACATTTTATATAAAACGATTTTTCAGGATTATTCCGGCTTACTTTTTTACCCTTTTTCTCTATTTTACATTTCCTTTTTTCAGAGAAAGGGAGGCTTTATCTCCTTTATGGAAATTTGTTACCTTCACTCAAAACTATGGGTTAGATGTCATCAGCCGGGGAACATTTTCCCATGCATGGTCATTGTGTATCGAAGAACAATTTTATCTCGTTTTACCTTTGTTCCTTTTCATCTTAATGCCGACAAAACTGTTTAGATATATGGCTGTTCTGATGATTGTTGTCATTGGATTTTCTATGGCAGCAAGGCTTATGGCGTGGAATGAATTTATTGCAGCAGCAGATACTTCTTCCACCGATTTCTGGAAATTATGGTATATGAAAATATATTATCCTACCCACACAAGATTAGATGGCCTGGGAATGGGTGTTTTGATTGGGTATCTCATGCAGTATTCTTCAATGTTTAGAAGAATAGTCGCTGGCAATGGAAATAAGCTTTTCTTTCTTGGAGTAGTACTGCTGGGAATTTCATTTTGGATATGTAATGAACAGGCTTCAAAAACTGCTTCTGTATTTGGTTTTACATTGGTAGCGATAAGCTATGGAATTATTCTGATGGCTGCTATTTCCCAATCGTCTTTCCTGTATCGTTTTAAGTCGTATATTACTGCTCAGCTGGCTGCCCTGTCGTATGCTGTCTATCTTTCACACAAAGGAATTATCCATATGGTGCAGGAATTCCTTGGTTATTTAAAATTTGAAAACTCAGATAATATCACTATTCTTATTTGTCTGCTGGCTTGTATTTTGGGTGGTTTGTTCTACCGATTTGTTATTGAGAAACCTTTTTCAATCATTAAATCCAGAGTTTTGAAAAAAATTGCTTAG
- a CDS encoding ABC transporter ATP-binding protein codes for MPLQIINLTKKFGEQTALDNINISIDKNEIIGLLGPNGAGKSTLMKSIVGALKIDQGEIIFNGMNISNHEIESKKKIGFLPENNPLYLEMYVKEYLQFVANIHKISEFRVDEVIELVGITPEKSKKIGQLSKGYKQRVGLAQAIIHQPDLLILDEPTNGLDPNQIIEIRNVVKQIGQQKTVLLSTHIMQEVEALCSRVILIHKGNILQDCPINEFKGKFESLEEAFASYTV; via the coding sequence ATGCCGCTTCAGATAATCAATTTAACCAAAAAATTTGGTGAGCAGACTGCCCTTGACAATATCAACATTTCTATTGATAAAAATGAAATCATCGGTCTTCTTGGCCCGAACGGTGCCGGAAAATCTACCCTGATGAAATCTATTGTCGGAGCACTGAAAATTGACCAGGGTGAAATCATTTTCAATGGTATGAATATCTCAAACCATGAGATTGAAAGCAAAAAAAAAATAGGATTTCTTCCTGAAAACAATCCGCTTTATCTGGAGATGTACGTAAAAGAATACCTTCAGTTTGTAGCCAATATTCATAAAATCTCTGAATTCAGAGTAGATGAGGTGATAGAACTGGTAGGAATCACGCCTGAAAAATCTAAAAAAATAGGACAGCTTTCTAAAGGATACAAACAGCGTGTAGGGCTTGCACAGGCTATTATTCATCAGCCGGATTTACTGATTCTGGATGAACCTACCAATGGTCTGGATCCCAATCAAATCATTGAAATCCGTAATGTGGTAAAACAAATAGGACAGCAGAAGACCGTTTTACTTTCTACCCACATCATGCAGGAAGTGGAAGCGCTTTGTTCAAGAGTGATTCTTATTCATAAAGGGAACATCCTTCAGGACTGCCCTATTAATGAGTTTAAAGGTAAATTTGAAAGCCTGGAAGAAGCGTTTGCAAGTTATACCGTATAA
- a CDS encoding LytTR family DNA-binding domain-containing protein codes for MINCIIVDDEPLAMSLLENHISKIDDLKLVGKAQNAMQAYKILQNQTVDLMFLDIQMPHLSGIDFLKSLPQKPKTIFTTAYRDFAIEGFELEAVDYLLKPITFERFFKSVERILRTAADHKENFILIKTEGMHRKLMLSEITYFESQGNDIKVVLVTNESFISKSKITDLEKTLSGKGFVRIHRSFIINSDFVTAFSSNYVLICSHQIPVGRSYKKEFDAFILSVSRNKLL; via the coding sequence ATGATTAACTGTATTATTGTAGATGACGAACCTCTGGCGATGTCATTACTGGAAAACCATATTTCTAAGATCGATGATTTAAAACTGGTGGGAAAAGCTCAAAATGCAATGCAGGCTTATAAAATACTGCAAAATCAAACTGTAGATCTTATGTTTCTTGATATTCAGATGCCTCACCTTAGTGGAATTGATTTCCTGAAGTCACTACCCCAAAAGCCCAAGACTATTTTCACTACAGCTTACCGGGATTTTGCTATTGAAGGTTTTGAACTGGAAGCCGTAGATTATCTCCTGAAACCTATTACTTTTGAACGTTTTTTTAAATCTGTGGAACGTATTCTGAGAACTGCAGCTGACCATAAAGAAAATTTCATCCTCATTAAAACTGAAGGAATGCACCGGAAACTTATGCTTTCGGAGATCACCTATTTTGAAAGCCAGGGAAATGATATTAAAGTGGTACTCGTTACCAATGAAAGCTTTATTTCAAAAAGTAAGATTACAGATCTGGAAAAAACTTTATCCGGTAAAGGTTTTGTAAGAATTCACAGGTCTTTTATCATCAATTCTGATTTTGTGACGGCTTTCAGCAGTAATTACGTTCTAATCTGCAGCCATCAGATTCCCGTTGGAAGAAGTTATAAAAAGGAATTTGATGCCTTCATACTTTCAGTTTCCAGAAATAAGCTGTTATAA
- a CDS encoding sensor histidine kinase, whose protein sequence is MMKTPSGTQIRQTLYFQLFFWTALFLFGTARMYGEYESGDFKELIIYNFWHWIFQIAGANFIYFVLIRRFFDRKKYVTFSLYLIISLYLISIINRFFLVYIAEPLFTHEVKDSISDIFTDIPYLLIHYTFTIISGAFIFISIMFFIRYRDEKEHTIKLQKEKTELELQSLKSQLNPHFLFNTLNNIYSLSVSHSDKTSQSISQLSDILDYILYKGQKKWVSVSDELAVIEHYIALESLRYHDERLKIRKHIRLNSRNTIPPLLYLTLVENAFKHGVGKSSETTEIKIDIETNSQYSIFKIENTFSDHQTANEKGIGLQNIQRQLQYHYQKHFTFRISQENNIFKVEITTPSHYD, encoded by the coding sequence ATGATGAAAACGCCATCAGGAACTCAGATCAGACAAACTCTATACTTCCAGCTGTTCTTCTGGACTGCTTTATTTTTATTCGGAACGGCAAGAATGTATGGAGAATATGAAAGTGGAGACTTTAAAGAATTGATCATCTATAATTTTTGGCATTGGATTTTTCAGATTGCAGGAGCCAATTTTATCTATTTCGTGCTAATCCGCCGTTTTTTTGACCGAAAAAAGTATGTAACATTTTCATTGTATCTCATTATCAGTCTTTATCTTATTTCGATCATCAACAGATTTTTTCTTGTTTATATTGCGGAACCACTCTTCACCCATGAAGTCAAAGACAGCATATCCGATATTTTTACTGATATCCCCTATCTTTTGATTCATTATACATTCACAATTATCAGTGGGGCATTTATCTTTATTTCCATCATGTTTTTCATACGGTACAGGGATGAAAAAGAACATACGATCAAACTGCAGAAGGAAAAGACCGAGCTTGAACTGCAATCGCTCAAATCTCAGCTCAATCCTCATTTTCTCTTTAATACCCTGAATAATATTTATTCTCTGTCGGTCAGTCATTCTGATAAGACTTCCCAATCCATCAGCCAGCTATCGGATATTCTGGATTATATTTTATACAAAGGACAGAAAAAATGGGTTTCGGTTTCTGATGAACTGGCTGTTATTGAACATTATATTGCGCTGGAAAGCCTACGATACCATGATGAAAGATTAAAAATCCGGAAACACATCAGGTTAAACTCCCGGAATACCATTCCACCCCTGCTGTATCTTACTTTGGTAGAAAATGCCTTTAAACATGGAGTGGGAAAAAGTTCAGAAACCACAGAAATAAAGATTGATATAGAAACGAATAGCCAGTATTCTATTTTTAAAATTGAAAATACCTTCTCAGACCACCAAACAGCTAATGAAAAAGGGATCGGGCTGCAGAATATACAAAGACAGCTGCAGTATCACTATCAGAAACATTTTACCTTCCGGATCTCACAGGAAAACAATATTTTTAAAGTTGAAATAACCACTCCTTCACATTATGATTAA
- a CDS encoding SusC/RagA family TonB-linked outer membrane protein yields MKKKQCKLGVLALLLFAEYGFAQTKDSLSQETSIKEVVVVAFGKQKKEEITGSVQSLKAKDLSNLQNGNILQGIGGKVAGVQVISSGQPGSQPTIRMRGIGSINASSDPLIVLDGIPYSGNLNSIAASDIESISFLEDASSNALYGSRGANGVIIVNTKRGKSKGVSIEADVRTGVNFRSIEDYSVYTSPQDYYTAYYNRARIGEIARLKQPGAVPSGASPHDVGLSALNKLGYNVYNVPFNQLISKDGSFNPDAQLLYQDNWKKLLFRPSLRREATVGINANGEQVKSYTSLNYLDDKGYLISSGFERFGIRSNVDYSITSKLKLTSALSYTYSKQDFGETGGFSNPFQFARNIAPFYPVFLRDNNYQRLYDSNGNALYDYGDGQGPNGATRSYAVFENPVGNLQKDKSQIISNITNLNLGLNYEIIKGLDFTYNFGAYLENTRNLQFGNTEGGTSSSVGGTISQGSNFKYTLNHQQLLTYQKKLGNHSFNLLVGHELNKIKDDGFSGSKQQLLLPDSQSFDNAVKITDLSGSGYEYAVEGYFTRLLYNYDGKYFFNANIRRDGSSVFSPESRWGNFYGLGLAWNIAKEDFLKDNSVISSLKLKGSYGQQGNDNILLGGSSRDYYAYQDIYGINNFGDDKPVLSLKKQGNKDLKWETSKNLNAGFELSLLKNRITLNADYFERKVSDMIYALPLPPSNAGSYVKYGNIGDMTNRGVQANLSVDILRGDGFQWSVYANATHYKNKITRLPAEQRNTGLVTGLFILTEGGDRYTYFLKEFAGVNPENGDALWYRTAINPATQKEERTVTSNYKEATDYNTGKSAIPKVYGGFGTDFTYKRFNLAVNFAYQFGGYGYDDIYRSLFHSDSYGSNYSTDLDKTWTPENPTAALPRVDLTATNQNGNSTLYLIKSDYISLQDVTLSYQLPDGFAQQAGLSGLKVYLTGNNLYLWSKRKGYDPRASLTGVSDAYRYSLLSSVSLGFKLNF; encoded by the coding sequence ATGAAAAAGAAACAATGTAAACTTGGTGTATTGGCTTTACTCCTATTCGCGGAATACGGCTTTGCCCAAACTAAGGACAGCCTTTCCCAAGAAACTTCAATAAAGGAAGTGGTTGTGGTGGCCTTCGGGAAGCAAAAAAAAGAAGAAATCACAGGATCTGTACAGTCATTGAAGGCAAAAGACCTGTCTAATCTTCAGAACGGAAATATTCTTCAGGGAATTGGAGGAAAAGTAGCAGGTGTACAGGTGATCTCTTCCGGCCAGCCTGGTTCTCAACCCACCATCAGAATGAGAGGGATAGGTTCCATCAATGCTTCCAGTGATCCATTAATTGTACTGGATGGCATCCCATACAGCGGAAACCTGAACAGTATAGCAGCATCAGATATTGAAAGCATTTCTTTTCTTGAAGATGCTTCTTCCAATGCATTATACGGTTCCAGAGGAGCCAATGGAGTGATTATTGTAAATACAAAAAGAGGTAAGAGTAAAGGAGTAAGTATTGAAGCCGATGTAAGAACCGGGGTTAATTTCAGATCTATTGAAGATTACTCAGTTTATACTTCTCCCCAGGATTATTATACTGCTTATTATAACAGAGCCAGAATTGGCGAAATCGCAAGACTGAAGCAGCCGGGAGCTGTTCCTTCTGGTGCCAGTCCACATGATGTGGGACTTTCAGCGTTGAATAAATTAGGATATAATGTTTATAATGTTCCGTTTAATCAACTGATTTCAAAGGATGGATCTTTCAATCCGGATGCACAGTTACTGTATCAGGACAACTGGAAAAAACTTCTTTTCAGACCTTCTTTGAGAAGAGAAGCTACGGTAGGTATCAACGCCAATGGGGAACAGGTAAAATCTTATACTTCCCTTAATTATCTGGATGACAAAGGATATTTAATTTCTTCCGGCTTTGAAAGATTCGGGATCAGATCAAATGTAGACTACTCTATTACATCAAAGCTGAAGCTAACCAGTGCTTTGTCTTATACCTACAGTAAGCAGGATTTTGGGGAAACCGGAGGCTTTTCCAACCCTTTCCAGTTTGCCAGAAATATTGCTCCTTTCTATCCTGTTTTCCTCAGAGATAATAATTACCAGAGATTGTATGACAGTAATGGAAATGCATTATATGACTATGGAGACGGCCAGGGACCCAACGGAGCCACAAGATCATATGCCGTTTTTGAAAATCCTGTAGGTAACCTTCAGAAAGATAAATCTCAGATCATCAGTAATATCACCAATCTTAATCTTGGTTTAAATTATGAAATCATCAAAGGACTGGATTTCACGTACAATTTCGGTGCCTATCTTGAGAATACAAGAAACCTTCAGTTCGGAAATACGGAAGGAGGAACTTCTTCCTCTGTAGGCGGTACTATTTCTCAAGGCTCCAATTTTAAATATACGTTGAACCATCAGCAATTGCTTACCTATCAGAAAAAACTTGGAAATCACAGCTTTAACCTTCTTGTAGGACATGAACTGAACAAGATAAAAGATGATGGTTTTTCAGGATCAAAACAGCAGCTTTTATTACCCGACTCTCAATCTTTTGACAATGCCGTGAAAATTACGGATTTATCAGGAAGCGGCTATGAATATGCTGTAGAAGGATATTTCACAAGGCTATTGTATAATTATGACGGAAAGTATTTCTTTAATGCCAATATCCGTAGAGATGGTTCTTCTGTCTTTTCTCCGGAAAGCAGATGGGGAAATTTCTATGGATTGGGACTGGCCTGGAATATTGCAAAAGAAGATTTCCTTAAGGACAACAGCGTGATTAGTTCTTTGAAGTTAAAAGGTTCTTACGGCCAGCAGGGGAATGATAATATCCTTTTAGGAGGTTCCAGCAGAGATTATTATGCCTACCAGGATATCTATGGAATTAATAATTTCGGTGATGACAAGCCGGTTCTTTCACTAAAAAAACAGGGAAATAAGGATTTAAAATGGGAGACTTCCAAAAATCTTAATGCCGGTTTTGAGCTCTCACTTTTAAAAAACAGAATAACCTTGAATGCAGATTATTTTGAAAGGAAGGTATCAGATATGATTTACGCACTTCCTCTTCCTCCATCCAATGCGGGTTCTTATGTGAAATACGGAAATATTGGAGATATGACCAACAGAGGTGTTCAGGCGAATCTAAGTGTGGATATTCTCCGTGGTGACGGGTTCCAATGGAGTGTTTATGCCAATGCCACCCATTATAAGAATAAGATTACCAGACTACCAGCTGAGCAGAGAAATACAGGTTTGGTTACCGGATTGTTTATCCTTACAGAAGGTGGAGACCGCTATACCTATTTCCTGAAAGAATTTGCCGGAGTAAATCCTGAAAACGGGGATGCTTTATGGTATCGCACTGCCATAAACCCTGCCACTCAGAAAGAGGAAAGAACGGTTACTAGCAATTATAAGGAAGCTACGGATTATAACACTGGTAAATCAGCTATTCCAAAGGTATATGGTGGATTCGGAACAGATTTTACTTACAAGAGATTTAATCTGGCAGTGAATTTTGCCTATCAGTTCGGAGGATATGGATATGATGATATTTACAGAAGCCTATTCCATTCGGACAGCTATGGTTCTAATTATTCAACGGATCTGGATAAAACATGGACTCCTGAAAATCCGACTGCAGCGCTGCCAAGAGTAGATCTCACCGCTACAAACCAGAACGGAAATTCAACGCTTTATCTTATTAAATCTGATTATATCAGTCTTCAGGATGTTACCCTCTCCTATCAGCTTCCTGATGGTTTTGCACAGCAGGCAGGTTTATCAGGCCTGAAAGTCTATCTGACAGGCAACAACCTGTATCTGTGGTCTAAGAGAAAAGGATACGATCCAAGAGCTTCATTGACGGGAGTTTCTGATGCATACCGATATTCTCTGCTGTCAAGTGTCTCTTTAGGTTTTAAACTTAATTTTTAA
- a CDS encoding serine hydrolase codes for MTKAQLFFTALFSAVLSVTATAQKKNIYTQKIDSIITASSPIAFNGVVLIAQKGKIQYLKSNGYKDFEKKIPLKTDDQFEIMSNSKQVTAVLILQAAEQGKLNLHTPIKKYLPTLTQSWADSVTIHHLLNHTHGITDINKPAAFKAGSQFKYGNLSYMLLGEILKNTTGKNFTELAIPLFKKLKMDKTLVYNTKNNQALVPGYMNENNQFEKVKESFLNDNMSPAAGIISTVQDLAKWDEALFKGKLLSPEFQKQMLTPSTSSQHNVFGKESMGFGYNVRFIKEAGLDYFAVTGLGDGFTCLNVYFPSTDTTLVILENQMPEKSEYWSFKEASIKNAVLKAMRSK; via the coding sequence ATGACCAAAGCACAATTATTCTTTACAGCTCTATTTTCAGCAGTACTGTCTGTTACTGCAACAGCTCAGAAGAAAAACATTTATACGCAAAAAATAGACAGTATTATAACAGCATCCAGTCCGATCGCTTTCAACGGTGTTGTGTTGATTGCTCAGAAAGGAAAAATCCAATATCTGAAATCCAATGGTTACAAAGATTTCGAAAAGAAAATTCCTTTGAAAACAGACGACCAGTTTGAAATCATGTCCAATTCAAAGCAGGTTACCGCTGTTTTGATTTTACAGGCTGCAGAACAGGGAAAACTGAATCTTCATACCCCTATCAAAAAGTACCTGCCTACTCTTACTCAAAGCTGGGCAGATAGCGTTACCATCCATCATCTTCTGAATCATACTCACGGTATTACAGATATTAATAAGCCAGCAGCTTTCAAAGCCGGTTCCCAGTTCAAATATGGTAATCTTTCTTATATGCTACTGGGAGAAATCCTTAAAAATACCACGGGAAAAAATTTCACAGAGCTTGCCATTCCTCTTTTCAAAAAACTGAAAATGGATAAAACATTGGTATACAATACTAAGAATAATCAGGCTCTTGTTCCCGGCTACATGAACGAAAACAATCAGTTTGAAAAAGTGAAAGAATCATTCCTGAATGATAATATGTCTCCTGCTGCAGGCATTATTTCTACAGTACAGGATCTTGCCAAATGGGATGAGGCATTATTTAAAGGAAAACTTCTCTCTCCAGAGTTTCAAAAGCAGATGCTGACCCCTTCCACAAGCTCCCAACACAATGTTTTTGGAAAAGAAAGTATGGGATTTGGATACAATGTAAGATTTATCAAAGAAGCAGGCCTTGATTATTTTGCCGTGACAGGTCTTGGTGATGGATTCACATGTCTTAATGTATACTTCCCTTCTACAGATACTACTTTGGTTATTTTAGAAAATCAGATGCCTGAAAAAAGTGAATACTGGAGTTTTAAAGAAGCTTCGATAAAGAATGCAGTGTTAAAAGCAATGAGATCCAAATAA
- a CDS encoding RagB/SusD family nutrient uptake outer membrane protein, translating to MKKIKYFIAAVTLGFITSSCANDLNTLPEGDISGEQLNNDSSSPEKILGGIYLDLRSNGAGGTTVHSDFGIMGIKAGADLMSNDVIQSTNQHLGMFYNYEATNASNIASEIVWTTFYARIFVINKLLDDLDKNASAKNRAIAGQLLALRAYSYFYLVRFYANDYNGHQSEPGLPLVLTASNPSQGLPRSTVAEVYGQIKNDIEESIILLDTYARPSRAQIDRRTAKAIAAEVFLETGDYTKAAKYAEESKQGVGLMTEDDYTTTGFSNINNPEVIWGFHNTISTMSIGNYYASFFSMFDNTNEGYAGAAQIRKLIDKRLYEAIPETDYRKKVFNGSQNTAYTFNGKTKNYPPYVSWKFKDPTLFEGDYIYLRASSLYYVQAEALARQGRETEARQVLFEITSKRDKAYTLSTKSGNDLINEIILQKRIELWGEGYAWFDMKRLNTPLERVYTGTNHTFGRFNLTTDKFRFQIPNKEINNNPQIKQNE from the coding sequence ATGAAAAAAATAAAATACTTTATAGCAGCTGTAACCCTTGGTTTTATTACCTCAAGCTGTGCCAACGATCTCAATACTTTACCAGAAGGCGATATTTCCGGTGAGCAGCTGAATAACGACTCTTCCAGTCCGGAAAAAATTCTAGGCGGAATCTATCTTGATCTTCGCAGCAATGGTGCCGGCGGTACTACCGTTCACTCAGATTTTGGAATCATGGGAATCAAAGCAGGAGCCGACCTGATGTCAAATGATGTCATCCAGTCTACCAACCAGCACTTGGGAATGTTCTATAACTACGAAGCAACTAATGCCAGCAATATTGCTTCTGAGATTGTATGGACTACTTTTTATGCAAGAATATTTGTGATCAACAAGCTTCTCGATGATTTAGATAAAAATGCAAGCGCAAAGAACAGAGCTATAGCAGGACAGTTATTGGCCTTAAGAGCTTACTCTTATTTTTATCTGGTTCGTTTTTATGCCAACGATTATAATGGCCACCAGTCTGAGCCGGGGCTTCCATTGGTGCTTACCGCAAGCAATCCCAGTCAGGGACTTCCAAGATCAACTGTTGCTGAGGTGTACGGACAAATCAAGAATGATATTGAGGAATCTATTATACTTTTAGATACTTATGCCCGTCCATCCAGAGCCCAGATTGACCGAAGAACGGCCAAAGCTATTGCGGCTGAAGTATTTCTGGAAACAGGAGATTACACTAAAGCTGCCAAATACGCTGAAGAAAGTAAACAGGGAGTTGGCCTTATGACAGAAGATGATTATACCACTACCGGATTTTCCAATATCAATAATCCTGAGGTAATATGGGGTTTCCATAATACGATTTCCACAATGAGTATCGGAAATTATTATGCATCATTCTTCTCGATGTTTGATAATACCAACGAAGGATATGCCGGAGCTGCACAGATCCGCAAACTGATAGACAAACGCCTTTATGAAGCGATTCCGGAAACAGATTACCGTAAAAAAGTGTTCAATGGCAGTCAGAATACGGCTTATACCTTTAATGGAAAAACAAAAAATTATCCGCCGTATGTAAGCTGGAAATTTAAAGATCCTACTCTTTTTGAAGGAGATTATATTTACCTCCGAGCTTCCTCATTATATTATGTACAAGCTGAGGCCCTTGCCAGACAGGGAAGAGAAACGGAAGCAAGACAAGTATTATTCGAGATTACCTCGAAAAGGGATAAAGCCTATACCCTGTCTACAAAATCCGGTAATGATCTGATCAATGAGATCATCCTGCAAAAAAGAATAGAATTGTGGGGCGAAGGCTACGCATGGTTTGATATGAAAAGACTAAACACTCCCTTAGAAAGAGTATACACAGGAACGAATCATACTTTTGGAAGGTTCAACCTTACTACGGACAAATTCAGATTCCAGATTCCTAACAAAGAGATTAATAATAACCCACAAATCAAACAGAATGAATAG